From the Paramormyrops kingsleyae isolate MSU_618 chromosome 7, PKINGS_0.4, whole genome shotgun sequence genome, one window contains:
- the znf532 gene encoding zinc finger protein 532 has product MGDMKTPDFDDLLAAFDIPDMVDPKAAIESGHDDHDGQLKQNVHSEEESQVPSAPDVGVSVIVKNIRNIEASEQANTEKEIHPSLGNGLQNGFLAMPSNDRYGKDIGKSLSDEGHGLAMNSSSFNQFSPISSAEEFDDDDKIEVDDPLDKKDNLPGFRPNPLTGSAEKKEDESPDVISGDLLSRSGTNGDFDKTNIETNNSLNLYDIQKPRKIEDSKERASNSLDQKESGDVASLSMSSVSQAKSKSSSKLSSCIAAIAALSAKKATTDPVIPDLHTFPRDSPMEPKESPRVSEKPADPEPALELVKKMFSKQPESPCSVTSESSSKGSPSSPAGSIPVIPKVRIKTIKTSSGQIKRTVTRVLPEFDPEGLKKGTDHASIVVSSLLSSPTSTSVFSSPSRTSLSTPVVATSASAPIEVTKQMTIKPVATAFLPVSAVKTAGSQVINLKLANNTTVKATVIPAASVQSASSAILKAANAIQQQTVMVPASSLANAKLVPKTVHLTNLNLLPQSSTNTSELHQVLSKPQQPIKQALIAAQPPKKVSRVQVLASSQSSVVEAFNKVLSSINPVPVYVPNLSPPSAACISIPSRGYKCLECGDSFALEKSLTQHYDRRSVRIEVTCNHCTKNLVFYNKCSLLSHARGHKDKGVVMQCSHLILKPIPADQMIASPLHSSVLATTTVHNSMVNSVGKTTPSLLSTVVSAPSTAPVVAAMPLEEDSSRLCRHSLKCFECSEMFQDEASLAMHYQQAVESSGQKTCNICQMLLPNQCSFVSHQRIHQHKSPYICPECGAVCRSVHFQTHVTKNCLHYTRRVGYRCVHCSVIYADVAALKSHIQGTHCEIFYKCPICPMAFKSAPGTHSHAYTQHPGVKIGEPKLIYKCSMCDTVFTQQTLLYSHFDQHIANQKVSVFKCPDCSMHYAQKQLMLDHIKSMHGTLKTIEGPPNLGINLPLTTKPTNPMAQSPNKEVNTVNGMEKSEKKPQSPLKRSSTSALPKKPTNPGWTCRECDRLFTQKEVYISHMKREHGKQMKKHPCRQCEKSFSSSHSLCRHNRIKHKGLRKVYSCPHCPEPNRSFSKRLMLDKHIQLMHGIKEGKPATDSTNTEDPSEKEFAQASSPKRKQEENSMGFRSRGASAQPLKKLKINVFKVHKCAVCSFTTEDIVQFHEHIPQHKSDGSSYQCRECGLCYTSHNSLSRHLFIVHKLKELQGLSRQNGAGDEGQQENQLSPEDAANDGASETKCKVCGKTFETEGALNTHMRTHGMAFIKSKRLNTADK; this is encoded by the exons ATGGGTGATATGAAGACCCCTGACTTTGATGACCTGCTTGCTGCCTTCGACATCCCTGACATGGTCGATCCCAAGGCGGCCATAGAGTCAGGCCATGATGACCACGATGGGCAGCTCAAGCAAAATGTTCACTCTGAAGAGGAATCCCAAGTTCCTTCAGCACCTGATGTGGGTGTCAGTGTCATTGTGAAGAACATCCGTAACATTGAAGCCAGTGAGCAGGCAAATACAGAAAAGGAGATTCACCCCTCTCTGGGAAATGGACTTCAAAATGGATTCTTGGCCATGCCCTCTAACGATCGATACGGAAAAGACATCGGAAAGTCTCTGAGTGATGAAGGACATGGGCTGGCAATGAATAGCTCATCTTTCAACCAGTTCAGTCCAATCTCCAGTGCAGAAGaatttgatgatgatgataaaatTGAAGTCGACGATCCATTGGACAAGAAAGATAATCTGCCCGGTTTTCGACCGAATCCCCTAACTGGATCAGCTGAGAAGAAAGAAGATGAATCCCCAGATGTCATTTCGGGGGACCTATTAAGCAGGTCTGGGACAAATGGAGATTTTGATAAAACCAACATAGAAACAAACAATAGCTTAAACTTGTATGATATTCAGAAACCAAGGAAAATAGAAGATTCCAAAGAGAGAGCATCAAATTCTCTAGATCAAAAAGAAAGTGGGGATGTTGCAAGTCTTAGTATGTCCAGTGTGTCTCAGGCGAAATCAAAATCATCATCTAAGCTCTCCTCCTGTATTGCTGCTATTGCTGCTCTGAGCGCAAAGAAAGCTACAACCGATCCTGTAATTCCTGACCTGCACACATTCCCTCGTGATTCGCCCATGGAGCCAAAAGAAAGCCCCAGAGTCAGTGAAAAGCCTGCAGATCCCGAGCCGGCACTGGAGCTGGTGAAGAAGATGTTCTCCAAACAGCCAGAGAGTCCCTGCAGTGTCACTAGTGAAAGCAGCAGCAAAGGTTCTCCCTCTTCCCCTGCAGGCTCAATACCAGTTATCCCCAAAGTCAGAATTAAAACTATAAAGACTTCTTCAGGTCAGATCAAGCGTACGGTCACCAGAGTCCTCCCCGAGTTTGATCCCGAAGGTCTTAAAAAAGGGACAGACCACGCCTCAATTGTGGTTTCCTCCCTGTTATCTTCCCCAACATCCACATCAGTGTTTTCATCCCCTTCCCGGACATCGCTGTCCACCCCAGTGGTCGCCACTTCTGCTAGTGCGCCAATAGAAGTCACTAAGCAGATGACCATTAAGCCAGTAGCTACTGCTTTTTTGCCTGTTTCTGCAGTTAAGACTGCAGGCTCCCAGGTGATCAACCTCAAGCTGGCTAACAACACCACAGTAAAAGCCACTGTCATCCCCGCTGCTTCAGTGCAGAGTGCTAGCAGTGCTATTCTCAAGGCTGCAAACGCCATCCAGCAGCAGACCGTAATGGTGCCTGCCTCTAGCCTTGCCAATGCCAAACTTGTACCAAAGACTGTCCACCTCACAAACCTCAACCTTCTTCCTCAGTCATCAACAAACACTTCGGAGCTCCACCAGGTGCTATCCAAGCCGCAGCAGCCCATTAAGCAGGCTTTGATTGCTGCTCAGCCGCCTAAAAAAGTGTCTCGAGTCCAGGTGCTTGCCAGCTCACAGAGCTCTGTTGTCGAAGCCTTCAATAAGGTCCTAAGCAGTATCAATCCAGTTCCAGTCTATGTGCCGAACCTAAGCCCCCCATCTGCTGCCTGCATCTCCATCCCATCCCGTGGATACAAATGCCTGGAGTGTGGCGACTCCTTTGCTCTCGAGAAGAGCCTCACTCAACACTATGATCGCAGGAGTGTCCGCATAGAAGTGACTTGCAATCATTGTACCAAGAACCTAGTCTTCTACAACAAGTGCAGCCTCCTATCTCATGCCCGGGGACACAAAGACAAAGGGGTTGTCATGCAGTGCTCGCACCTAATCCTGAAGCCCATCCCTGCAGACCAGATGATTGCCTCACCCTTACATTCCTCTGTCTTGGCTACCACCACTGTCCACAATTCCATGGTGAATTCAGTGGGAAAGACAACACCTAGCCTCCTCAGTACGGTGGTCTCTGCCCCCTCCACGGCCCCGGTTGTGGCTGCTATGCCCCTTGAAGAAGACTCGTCGAGGCTGTGTAGGCACAGCTTGAAATGCTTTGAATGCAGTGAAATGTTTCAGGATGAAGCTTCCCTTGCAATGCATTACCAGCAGGCCGTGGAGTCAAGTGGACag AAAACGTGCAACATTTGCCAAATGCTGCTCCCGAACCAGTGCAGCTTTGTATCACACCAGCGGATCCACCAGCACAAGTCCCCGTACATCTGTCCTGAGTGCGGCGCAGTCTGCCGTTCCGTCCACTTCCAAACACACGTCACCAAGAACTGCCTGCATTACACCCGGAGGGTGGGCTACCG CTGTGTACATTGTAGCGTCATCTATGCTGACGTAGCTGCCCTCAAGTCTCACATCCAGGGCACTCACTGTGAGATCTTCTATAAATGCCCCATCTGCCCCATGGCTTTTAAATCTGCCCCAGGGACACACTCCCACGCTTACACTCAGCACCCTGGTGTCAAGATAGGAGAACCCAA GCTGATTTACAAGTGCTCTATGTGTGACACTGTGTTTACCCAACAAACTCTGCTCTACTCCCACTTTGACCAACACATTGCCAATCAGAAAGTGTCTGTCTTCAAGTGTCCAGACTGTTCCATGCACTATGCTCAAAAGCAGCTCATGTTGGATCACATCAAG TCTATGCACGGTACTCTTAAGACCATTGAAGGTCCCCCTAACTTGGGAATAAACTTGCCTCTCACAACGAAGCCCACTAATCCTATGGCCCAAAGCCCCAACAAGGAGGTCAACACAGTAAATGGGATGGAGAAGAGCGAAAAGAAGCCCCAGTCCCCTCTGAAACGAAGCAGCACATCAGCCCTCCCCAAGAAACCCACTAACCCTGGCTGGACGTGCCGCGAGTGCGACAGACTGTTTACCCAGAAGGAGGTCTACATCTCCCATATGAAGAGGGAGCACGGCAAG CAAATGAAGAAACACCCATGTCGGCAGTGTGAGAAGTCCTTCAGCTCCTCCCACAGCCTCTGCAGACATAACAGAATTAAGCACAAGGGCCTCCGTAAGGTCTATTCCTGCCC ACACTGTCCGGAGCCCAATCGCAGTTTCAGTAAACGACTGATGTTGGACAAGCACATTCAGCTCATGCACGGCATCAAAGAGGGGAAACCGGCGACTGACTCTACAAACACTGAGGACCCTTCAGAGAAGGAATTTGCCCAg GCCTCCAGCCCCAAGCGCAAACAGGAGGAGAATTCCATGGGCTTCCGTTCCCGAGGAGCGTCTGCGCAGCCGCTGAAGAAACTCAAGATTAACGTGTTCAAGGTGCACAAATGTGCAGTGTGTAGCTTCACCACTGAGGACATTGTGCAGTTCCACGAACACATTCCTCAGCATAAGTCGGACGGCTCTTCTTACCAGTGCCGGGAGTGTGGCTTGTGCTACACGTCCCACAATTCCCTGTCCCGGCACCTGTTCATTGTGCACAagctgaaggagctgcaggggCTGTCCCGGCAGAACGGCGCTGGAGACGAGGGTCAGCAGGAGAACCAGCTGAGTCCCGAGGACGCCGCTAATGACGGAGCGTCGGAAACAAAGTGCAAAGTGTGTGGCAAGACTTTTGAGACAGAAGGAGCCTTGAATACCCACATGAGGACACATGGCATGGCGTTCATAAAGTCTAAAAGATTGAATACAGCAGACAAGTGA